The stretch of DNA NNNNNNNNNNNNNNNNNNNNNNNNNNNNNNNNNNNNNNNNNNNNNNNNNNNNNNNNNNNNNNNNNNNNNNNNNNNNNNNNNNNNNNNNNNNNNNNNNNNNNNNNNNNNNNNNNNNNNNNNNNNNNNNNNNNNNNNNNNNNNNNNNNNNNNNNNNNNNNNNNNNNNNNNNNNNNNNNNNNNNNNNNNNNNNNNNNNNNNNNNNNNNNNNNNNNNNNNNNNNNNNNNNNNNNNNNNNNNNNNNNNNNNNNNNNNNNNNNNNNNNNNNNNNNNNNNNNNNNNNNNNNNNNNNNNNNNNNNNNNNNNNNNNNNNNNNNNNNNNNNNNNNNNNNNNNNNNNNNNNNNNNNNNNNNNNNNNNNNNNNNNNNNNNNNNNNNNNNNNNNNNNNNNNNNNNNNNNNNNNNNNNNNNNNNNNNNNNNNNNNNNNNNNNNNNNNNNNNNNNNNNNNNNNNNNNNNNNNNNNNNNNNNNNNNNNNNNNNNNNNNNNNNNNNNNNNNNNNNNNNNNNNNNNNNNNNNNNNNNNNNNNNNNNNNNNNNTTAAAGTTGatggttaaaaaataattttatattaaaaaatattattaactaattaaaaattaattcttatacttatcaataataaatatatgtagAGTTTATGATGGGCATTATTATGgtaattaaaatgattatataATCTTAATTACATAAGATAatagtttttatattttcacaaaaaaattttggtttatttttttctatataaaaaaatgtgtatttttgttaaaaataaaattttttagtatatatataaataggtGAACGTTGTAGATAGGGCAGGTCCAACACGCAGGTTATGTAATGACTCAACACACAAAAAGTATAGTGGACGTATGTGGAGCAACACACACCTTATATGTTAGACACGTGACAAACATCAAAGTAACACCACATAGTACGTGCTAAACATGTGTCAGCTATTGATTGGATATGATTCTGACACGTAACTTGTAAAGTGGGTTATCTGTCTATAAAAATCGAAATTCGTTATCATTTTTCTTCATTATGATAGAGGTATTTTAGTGTATTGCTGGTGTGTGGAAAGCACTGTAAATATAGTAGTTTATCACAATGATAAAATTATACGAAATACATATGAGGAGTAAGTTTTGcgtgtgaaaatttttttttgtttgtgatTTTATGCACTATAATGTTTGTAGAACTACAATACACTTTCTGTCAAAGCataaagaataatattttaaagaggATGAATAATATTCttgatctatttttttataggaATTCAATTATCATATTGATAGTCTACTATAATTTAAGATTATGCTGATAATTGACGAAACAAGtatttagaatatattttatattcaacaataaatttaaatgtAACACTCAAACATTGAATTGTATATTAAATTCAAACATATATAGTTATAAATGAAATTCTATATGACTAAAACGTATAAAATGACAAAGGTAAagtgtataaaaaaaatgaacggtaataatttttatattttcacaatatttttaatttttattttttaaattaaaaatattttcaagtattaaaaaatattattttaattttaataacacttCTAATTGTTGTTAtctgaaattatatatatatatgatgtacTTTTACTAATTTTGTTTGATAGGCTCTGAACCATTGTTAGTAAAATCGAATCAAATCAGCCAATTTGATCGAAAAATTAGTGAATTGAACTCTAAATCGGTTCGATCCAATAATCTGATCAAATGAGATAATGAATCGATACGAATCGGTTAAATTCAGAATGAACCAATTAAAATCGGTCAAATTTGGTAAGATTAGTTCGATCGAACCGTTTGAgcttcaaaatttttctaaaatattaaagttGAGATTCGAACCCCctcataaaaaaaacataatactCACAACGACCAGGCTATTAAGCTTACTATCGATATATATACANNNNNNNNNNNNNNNNNNNNNNNNNNNNNNNNNNNNNNNNNNNNNNNNNNNNNNNTTaaaataattagatatttttaaaatgttaatgaaaatatatattttaaatttttattttaaatttttaactatattttattttttatttacataagaTCGAATCAATCGATTCAACCAGTGATCTACCAGTTGAACTAATGACTCAATAACCTAATAGCCTAAACGGTGCTATCACCGATTCCTGATAACTATGCTGTGAACAAGTTAGACCTGCAACTTGAGTTGACACTCCTCCTAATGTTTTTACTCAGGGACATTATTTATCTTCAGCAAACATTAGAAGATTGTGGCTCATTCTTCTTAATCACAAAATTATGACAAAGAAGATTTGTCtgtttacttaattttttatgttaatataaAGACAAACGTAGATataaatacaatatatatagCTTAAATTAGATTTGTGTAACCATCTTTAGACCTGTCGTTGCTATTtagtttgtttttttgtttgtccGCATTAGTTCCAATgtgataatatttaaaaaaaaaacttagaattcattaattagttttataaaAACTATACGACAAACTTTTTAAGTAGAGATATATTTCTTGAGATTTTAATACTCTGAAATTTCTATTATCCCTTTACATTTCTTTCCTCTAAacactttaaaaaattataaatatattttttaaaattttttagcaaccaactatttttaataattttagttagtATTTGaccaatataaatattaaattatttttaataaataaatttatgtattaatttatgtgtataaattttaaaaaatataaatacaaattatattaatttatgtatataaattttgataaatataaatacaaattatatatatttttatattaatttttattaatatagatgtaaattattattgactaaatgttaatttaaaataataatatttactagaattttttttattatactatATAGTAGATGAAGTAGTTAGGTGTGTAACGCATATAGACAAAAAATGGAGATTGATGTTACTCATTTGAGAATTATACAAGACAAGAAGATAACTGTTCTCATTCCAAAAGTATTGAAAATAAAACTTTTACATTCAAAATACTTtgtatctatctatctatctatatatatttttttcttcatcatcatatATATTGTATAAGAAACATGCTAGCTAAACCAAGCTTTTTCACCTTTGTAAAGAAGCTTTTTACAAGCACTTTAATTTGTACACCAAATCAATAAAGTCGGAAAATAAAAGTCTAAACACCTTTAAATCGATAGATAAATCAATGTTCGATCTATCCAATTATTAAACACAagatatttaacttttttattttcgctatcgagtttaattttgatatactgtcactataaaataattttacacgtATATCTAATTACATAACATCATATCAGTAAAAATAACTATCTTTTACATTAATTGCGTAGataatcatttaaaattaatgactatgtaaaatattttacactttccatacattaaaattaaactctttcgTACCCTatcaattactttttttttatttgctatcGTTACTGTTATTATAGTGAGAGCCATAGTAATTAGGGGAGCCATAACCATAACCATAATAACTACCAACACCATTATATGGAGATCCAGAAGCACTAGTGTATGGAGAAGCgcaatcataataataataaggagaaggagaagaagaagcagtgaaAGTTGGTGGCACAAGAACTGAAGAAGCTACCTTGAATCTTTTGctccttgatgatgataaacCCTCATCACTACTACTAATCTGAGTGCTATCAACCCACCCCATTAGTTGATCCAAAACCCCTTGATCACCAACACAACCAAACTCACCATCATTATCAGAACCTGCTGATGATGATGAATCCAACAACAACCTATGTTTTTGGAACAACCCATTATTGTTTATGATCCACTCGTTGCTACAATCAGAGACACTTGAAGTTTCCcagttgttgttgttattaggCTCATAATAATGTTGATGATGTTGGTCCTTGTGTGGTGGTACTATGATGCTAGGTTGCACCACTTTGTCAATGTTCTTAACATCTATTACCataggaggaggaggagcatgttgttgatgatgattattgttCCTGTTGCGATTGAATATGCTAGCAAAGGTGAAATGATCACTCACTCTACTCTTTGATGATGAAGATTTGTTGTTGTGATTAGCCCTTGCCATGATGCTTTGCAAGTTCTTGCTCAACTTTGCTTTCAATGAGGCAAAGCTTAATCCAtgcttattattgttattatttccttcatcatatcaataaattaaattaagggGATGATCACTTGTGCtcaaatactaaaatatatcaaattaaaaaaaataattgattaatGATATTTAAAATTAGGGTACAAACTACAAAGTCAAATACATATACTATATATGTCAATCTTTGTATAGAAATACATATACTTTAACATTCGAAATAAAACCGACTATTCTTACTTATATTAAAGcgtcataaataatataaataaattaaattatatttataattaaaatatgaatagaattataaaaatataataatacctGATTTGTgatattcataaaatatttgattattttgttgtGAGAAATTTGATTAATGAGTACTGATTAATTACTTTGTTAAAAAACTATCTGaaataatatgtataaatatataaatacatagaaTAGCTAACGAgtttttatatacaatatttGAGAGTGGGTAAATATATATTCTACCCATAATGTACAATaatttggattattttttttaaaagtttaatttaacCTATAGTAGATTTGTGTAAACTGAATTCCATGTCTTTATATTTAACTTCTAGTTATATTGAATATGAAATTTtaccacatatataataaaattaattattattttttaccttCCTAGTTTAAAAAGTTAAGTTCTAAAATTTCAACACGAGTTATAACTTAAATGATATAattcttttatatttgattaagAGATTGCAGGTTCGAGCCTCAATCCTAATTTTGGtttaaaaaacaaaagttaAGTTCAAAAATTACCTGGAGATGGAGGAGGTAGTGGTGGTGATGACGAAGACGAGGGTGGTGCAAAGTTGGTTCTTGCATTGTCACCACGAAGTGCTCTAGCAGCTTCATCATAAGCCCTAGCAGCCTGTTCAGGTGAATCATAGGTACCAAGCCATAATCTCACATGCTGAGATGAGTCTTTAATCTCTGCCACCCATCTCCCTGAGGGCCTTTGCCTCACCCCTATGAACCTTCTTACCATGTTGTTGCTGCTGGATTTATTGTTTGCTTGTTGACCTATGTTGTTGGTGGTCGCGGCGGCTGCGATGGCGGCCTCTTCAGTTGTTgctgttggtggtggtggaggaggagCATGTTTCTTATCCTCAGTTTCTGCCatatatgttattattattgaactATAAGAAGTGaacaagattttaattttttctttaattacctaagatttttatgttttttgagAAAGATAGTAAAAGAAAACAATCGTAGCTAGCTAGTAGAGCATATAATGATATATAGTCATGGATTGGGGAgtagtatataaaatataagcATGTATGTGTAAGGTTTTGTTAGAGCTATCTTGTAGTTTATATATTAGTTCAAGTGATTCAAtacatcattttttatttaattttgattatttttaagtAACTTTTTCTCTGGAAttgaattattataatttagtaGGTCTAACTACAAGGAATAATTAATTTTCCAAAATTACTACTTTAAAAAAGAGAGAGTTATTTGTTACTACTTATAATAGCTATATTATAAGAGGAGTGCTAGAGGATCAgcaacttttgtattttgtaaccatcaattgattattaatagtatttttaatgatgaaagatataatttaataatatcaaattatttattttttttatagttaaatacTGACGAACGTTTTAAAAAATTGCTGCCCCGACTTTTCCATATTATAAATATCTTTAAGTATAGTAATGTAGGACTTTTAATGTATCATTTCAAGTTTATTAGAACTGTAGATTTGTACGGCTAAATCTGTGTAGGTATAGTCCAACTAAAAAATACATGTATGAATTATTGTGATTCTTTTtatcttcaaattttttgaaaaaaatgattttattatataatattaaaatatttataattgaaaaatttagaACTTGATTCCTTtcgttaacaaaaaaaaaattgcataaaataataaaaaaataaaaatataatcatttatgtgtttttttaatagtttaagtttttttaaaaaaatttatggcaCCACAAACTATTTTTTTAGGATAATAAAGATTACATATCTCAATCAAGGTGTCTAATATTAAATTActtagaattttaaatatttttaataatagtaaTCTTGGAAGTGTGTGAGTATAAATATATGGGATATACCCCTAGATGATTAGTTTGTAgcagttattaattattaaatgttATTGAGTTGTCCCAATTTGTGGCATGATGTACATTTACATGCAAGTTGGCCACTCTCATAGCACTTTCTAGTTTGgcttttttgtttaaaataaaaataagggtTTAATGTGAAACTCCACGACTTAGCTTGTACTTCACCACCGTATAAAACAGATAGAGGTTCGTATAATTCAAGTTGTTATTATTTGCTTAGTTGCTGACCATTTAAGATCATCTtagattaaatataattgttatttaaCCTTTTGTCTTTGTCATTTGTATAGGATAAAAGTATcaaaattctacaaaattccaaattgaGCCGAGTCTGTGTAACTTACCACAATATCATCCAAACCGATCAAAATACTTTTTTCTATATATTCATGCCTGCTATTCTATATATatggttttttctttctttctgatGTAATTTtgcaatagaaataaaaaatgaaaattattaccttagagtttaattttatattaggaATCTTTCAACAAAGAATTAGGTTgcatttttcagtttttttttattaattatcgaATTGAAGAAATCAATTTTGCATGATGAGAATGGTtctgaaatataaattttataaaaaaaaaatcaattttttctttcaaaaaaaataagcctttaagttttttattatgtttgtgGTGGTTTCTCTTTATGACATAAAgctaaataaatagataaagttttttatataaattatttttcaaatttttagtgaTATGAAAccaaatgaatttaaaaaaaaaatcaattttttaaaataaaataattgcaCTCTTAACCTTTTATCTGGGATACAAAATTTCCTATATGTACTTTCTTTGAAAGACTTCATCAAATAAATAAGAGCCACGCAGGCACACAATGAACATAGGTTTCTTAGCttgaaaaaattgaattagTTGTCAATATTCAATAACTTGTGATGTATCATTAACTTAACtttgaaataatattaaaattagtatatcatAACACTACAGGACAAGCGGTGAATGGCGGCGGTTTAATTGCCGAATTGCGGCGGTTTTGAACTGCCGCTAGATAGATTGCCAGTGGAACAACATCCGCAGCGCATAAAGGCGCGGGAGTCACATTTTGCGGCAGTTACTAGCAACCGCTAGTATAACCGCCGCAAATCAGCGGTTTTGCGTCAAACACTTTAGTGGCGGTTTAAAATCGCCGCAATTTTCTTGAtcgtatttaataaaatttatttgcgGCGGTTTTTGAAACCGACGTTATTTGCTGCTTcgttttttatgttatttattcGGGACGGGTTAAAATTGCCGCTATTCcaagttttttttcttattttgattaattttacaAACCTGGCcctttttaaattaaactaattttaatttaaagaatcTTAACGTtacttaatttcttttattttttatgtttttatatattttttcgtcttttttatttaaagaatattatactattttttcCTATAAAATTCTGCACTATGAAAAAAAAACTCATTAATATTTAACTGCGAAGCAAATTAACAtatctattttaataatgtCAATAAAGTATTCAATAGTCATTCAAAAAGGTAAGGTACTTGGCTAATAATTAATGCCCCATATTTAACATAAACAAAACATATCCTGAAAATCAAAGTATCacataaatcctaatttctatttttcttcatGTCTGTCCAAAGAATTCATCCGTGCAGCGATGTCTGGAGGCAGCTCCCCACATTGCTATTGGACCAAATAACTCAGCACACTCTCTATTGCCTGCCTCTTTATTTTCTCTGCTGCTAATTCATCTTCCATTGCCTGCCTCTTCGTTTTCTCTGCTGCTAATTCATCCTCCATTGCTTTCCTCTTCAATTTTTCGGTCGTCACCTCTGCTTGTAGTTCACACAGCATCCTATGGGCCTCTTCTACTTGAGCTCTATCCACCGATGGCTGCGAATTCGGACGGAAGAGTTGACTTGGTATCGGCCTGTGTCCCATCCCACGCACTCTACCCGGGTGCTCTTTACCCAGAGTTTGGGCAAGAGAATTATTTTCTGACAATATTCTTGTAGATTCATCCAGTTGCTCAATCTCAGATATTTTTTTCTGCAggcataaataaaattacacaaTCACACTAGGCTAATAGCATACTGAAGACATTTTAATTGCTAAACCCAACATGTTACAACAAATATGACTAAGTGTACTTACACCAATCCTCTGAGCTTCTTCATGTATATAGCTGCCATCAGATCTTTTGTGCTTTAGGATCCATACTTTTTCCCTACGAACTGTCCTCCCTTGTATTTGTGACTGTGACAATACAATTTATCCCATGAAtttcactttttttaatttttgcaatacTTCTAACATTGTTTTACTCTATGAATAAATCAACGCTAAATGCCACTTATACTTTATTACAAGTTTATATTACCTATTCTTCCTTAGCCCTAGCCAAACTTTTAGATCTGCCAGTGTACGTGTAAAATTGCTTCTTTCGATTCAGCGCGTTTTGCTTGCACTTCGCctattaaaaatcaatagtaaGCTTGAATTCAATGAAGTAGTAAATATAGCTATGTATAGTATACATACATCCTATGTTGCAAGAGACTAAAAATAATGGGGCATTAAGTATAGTAGTGAAGAATTTGAATAAACTGTACGTAATATAAATTTAAGTATTGCTTTgacaaaaagaatatttttatggATGCAGTCCCTATTTACATATAAGAAGTTAAGAATATTATTGTATTTctaatatgcaaatgcaacccATAACTCATACCACAACTAACGAAAAAAACATTTAGCAGGCCCTGTGAGATAGTCCAATAACAATCATATAGCATAAATTATAGTAATAGGGGtactcaaattaaattaaatgtcTTATATGGTAACCTACAAAAAATAAGGTTCCAATAAGGAAGAATGGTGTACACCATTCTCAG from Arachis duranensis cultivar V14167 chromosome 4, aradu.V14167.gnm2.J7QH, whole genome shotgun sequence encodes:
- the LOC127746683 gene encoding ethylene-responsive transcription factor ESR1-like, with translation MAETEDKKHAPPPPPPTATTEEAAIAAAATTNNIGQQANNKSSSNNMVRRFIGVRQRPSGRWVAEIKDSSQHVRLWLGTYDSPEQAARAYDEAARALRGDNARTNFAPPSSSSSPPLPPPSPGNNNNNKHGLSFASLKAKLSKNLQSIMARANHNNKSSSSKSRVSDHFTFASIFNRNRNNNHHQQHAPPPPMVIDVKNIDKVVQPSIIVPPHKDQHHQHYYEPNNNNNWETSSVSDCSNEWIINNNGLFQKHRLLLDSSSSAGSDNDGEFGCVGDQGVLDQLMGWVDSTQISSSDEGLSSSRSKRFKVASSVLVPPTFTASSSPSPYYYYDCASPYTSASGSPYNGVGSYYGYGYGSPNYYGSHYNNSNDSK